A window from Leptothermofonsia sichuanensis E412 encodes these proteins:
- a CDS encoding HAD-IA family hydrolase, translating to MSKDQQFPEVIFLDAVGTLFGVRGSVGDIYGAVARQFGVEVSAPVLNQFFFQVFKASAPSVFTETDPVELRAKEFAWWRAIAADTFKQAGAFDLFPNFDDFFAHLYAHFATADPWVLYPDVCPALERWQRSGIQLGVLSNFDSRLYSVLQALDLSTFFSSITISTEAGAAKPDSKIFAIALQKHNCLPEFAWHIGDSLEEDYQGACRAGMRGIWLRRNG from the coding sequence ATGAGCAAAGATCAACAGTTCCCAGAGGTGATTTTCCTGGATGCGGTTGGGACGCTGTTTGGGGTTCGGGGTAGTGTGGGAGATATCTATGGGGCAGTGGCGCGTCAGTTTGGCGTCGAAGTATCTGCTCCAGTGCTCAACCAGTTTTTTTTTCAGGTATTCAAAGCCTCTGCCCCATCTGTGTTCACAGAAACTGATCCGGTTGAGTTGCGGGCAAAGGAGTTTGCCTGGTGGCGGGCGATCGCAGCGGACACCTTTAAGCAAGCTGGTGCTTTTGATTTATTCCCCAACTTTGATGACTTCTTTGCCCATCTCTACGCCCATTTCGCAACGGCTGACCCCTGGGTTCTTTACCCCGATGTCTGTCCTGCCCTGGAGCGGTGGCAGAGGTCAGGAATCCAACTGGGGGTGTTGTCTAACTTTGATTCGCGTCTTTATTCCGTATTGCAGGCGCTTGATCTGAGCACGTTTTTTTCATCCATCACCATCTCGACGGAGGCAGGGGCGGCAAAACCGGATTCGAAAATCTTTGCGATCGCCCTTCAAAAACACAATTGTCTGCCTGAGTTTGCCTGGCATATTGGTGACAGTCTTGAAGAAGACTATCAGGGAGCATGT
- the sds gene encoding solanesyl diphosphate synthase → MTSATSLFSPVEADLSILTENLKNLIGARHPVLYAAAEHLFGAKGKRVRPAIVLLVSRATMMGQDITTRHRRLAEITEMIHTASLVHDDVVDEAELRRGVPTVHSSFGNRIAVLAGDFLFAQSSWYLANLDNLEVVKLLSQVIMDLAEGEIQQGLNRFVTHLSIEEYLQKSYYKTASLIANSSKAAAVLSESSINLIEDMFNYGRHLGLAFQIIDDILDFTGSTEALGKPAGSDLKSGNLTAPVLYALENKPYLEVLIEREFAQPGDLEQAVALVRDSGGIERSRELATHHTHLAVKHLEDLPSSASRQALVKLADYVLSRLY, encoded by the coding sequence ATGACTTCAGCTACTTCCCTTTTCTCTCCTGTCGAAGCCGATCTGAGCATTCTGACAGAGAATCTTAAGAACTTGATTGGTGCTCGCCATCCGGTTCTGTATGCAGCGGCAGAGCACCTGTTTGGGGCAAAGGGAAAACGTGTCAGACCTGCGATCGTGCTCCTGGTTTCAAGAGCCACGATGATGGGGCAGGACATCACTACCCGTCATCGGAGGCTGGCAGAAATCACAGAAATGATTCACACTGCCAGTCTGGTTCATGATGATGTGGTGGATGAAGCAGAATTACGACGAGGGGTTCCCACGGTTCACAGCAGTTTTGGCAATCGCATTGCGGTTCTGGCGGGAGATTTTCTGTTTGCTCAGTCCTCCTGGTATCTGGCCAATTTGGACAATCTGGAAGTGGTGAAACTGCTGTCCCAGGTAATTATGGATCTGGCGGAAGGAGAAATTCAGCAGGGGCTGAACCGCTTTGTCACCCATCTTTCGATTGAGGAATACCTGCAAAAGAGCTATTACAAAACGGCCAGCCTGATTGCCAATAGTTCTAAAGCCGCAGCCGTTTTGAGCGAGTCTTCCATCAACCTGATAGAGGACATGTTCAACTATGGTCGTCATCTGGGGCTGGCATTCCAGATTATTGATGATATTCTTGACTTTACTGGCTCAACCGAGGCGCTGGGCAAGCCTGCTGGCTCCGATTTAAAGAGTGGCAACCTGACTGCCCCGGTTCTCTATGCCCTGGAAAACAAGCCCTATCTGGAAGTGTTGATTGAGCGGGAGTTTGCCCAGCCTGGCGATCTGGAGCAGGCCGTGGCGCTGGTCCGGGATAGTGGTGGCATTGAGCGATCGCGGGAACTGGCAACTCATCATACTCACCTGGCCGTTAAACACCTGGAGGATTTGCCCTCTTCTGCTTCACGTCAGGCGTTGGTGAAACTGGCTGATTATGTCTTGAGCCGACTTTATTAG
- the murI gene encoding glutamate racemase, which translates to MVGNRFADNHLPIMSQNSAPIGVFDSGVGGLTVLRELYRQLPYESVIYFGDTARLPYGTRSQAQILQFVREILNWMVQQGAKMVIMACNTSSALALEVVRSEFNIPILGLILPGARAAVQQGQRIGVIATPATAASNAYRQAILEVAPSARVWQVGCPEFVPLIEQNRLDDPYTVSVAQEYLEPLLQRQIDTLIYGCTHYPYLAPILQRILPQSVKRIDPAIHVVAAAAQELDLLGLKNLRPPVPTRFCVSGNPQPFIQLAAQWLGYAPIVETITLPALVPQPAQLEAVE; encoded by the coding sequence GTGGTGGGAAATCGCTTTGCAGACAATCATCTGCCAATCATGAGCCAGAATTCGGCTCCGATTGGGGTGTTTGACAGTGGAGTCGGTGGGTTGACTGTGCTTCGGGAGCTTTATCGCCAGCTTCCCTACGAGTCTGTCATCTACTTTGGAGATACGGCACGGTTACCCTATGGGACGCGATCGCAAGCCCAAATCCTGCAATTTGTCCGTGAGATCTTGAACTGGATGGTACAGCAGGGCGCAAAGATGGTCATTATGGCGTGCAACACCAGTTCTGCCCTGGCGTTGGAAGTTGTCCGGAGCGAATTTAATATCCCCATTCTGGGGCTAATCTTGCCCGGAGCACGGGCGGCTGTCCAGCAGGGACAGCGGATTGGAGTTATTGCAACGCCAGCAACGGCTGCCAGCAACGCTTACCGGCAGGCAATTTTAGAAGTTGCCCCCAGTGCCCGGGTCTGGCAGGTAGGATGTCCAGAATTTGTCCCATTAATTGAACAAAATCGACTGGATGACCCCTATACCGTTTCCGTGGCACAGGAATATCTGGAACCCCTCTTGCAACGCCAGATCGATACCCTGATTTATGGGTGCACCCATTATCCCTATCTGGCTCCGATTTTGCAGCGAATCCTGCCGCAATCGGTCAAACGCATCGATCCAGCCATTCATGTTGTTGCCGCGGCGGCTCAAGAACTAGACTTGCTGGGGCTGAAAAATCTACGTCCCCCTGTTCCTACGCGCTTTTGTGTCAGTGGCAATCCCCAACCTTTTATCCAGCTTGCTGCCCAATGGCTGGGCTATGCTCCAATTGTGGAAACAATCACCCTGCCAGCCCTGGTTCCCCAACCAGCTCAGCTAGAAGCGGTTGAATAA
- a CDS encoding N-acetylmuramoyl-L-alanine amidase, producing the protein MKCLWLLFTGFRSLHAIVKHYSSALLVAASLCLLPAPALASRLASWRFDNVQNRLEFTTDQDVQPTAQLLADPTRLVIDLPGITLGRPSFNHPVGNSPIRSVRFGQFNQETARIVVELAPGYTLDPAQVRFRGTTARQWEVQIPQPQPFTPQLVPSAGRLSPTQTDSIPGTSAPGGGDVVVPTLPPITAGGLINRQPSKIASESPRSAIAPKSPSLAQNQMAVVESVQIEAGGSQLVIRANQALKYESGWDRRTNAYRITIRSARLANQVKGPQLDARSPILQVRLRQEDANTVVVLVQPSAGVQIGDLNQPTLQTLALQLQRPQLTRAPQQSGPTSSVMVPRPNTPLPTVAQIPNGRIVVVVDPGHGGPDPGAVGIGGLREKDIVLDISTQVASLLERQGVQAVLTRSNDVDLDLEPRVQMAEQARATVFVSIHANSIDMSRPDVNGLETYYYNSGADLARAIHNSVLEGTGINDRGVRTARFYVLRRTSMPSVLVEVGFVTGRDDAARLSNPSYRSQMAAAIARGILQYIQRMARS; encoded by the coding sequence ATGAAATGCCTCTGGTTGCTGTTTACTGGTTTCCGTTCCCTGCACGCCATTGTGAAACATTACTCTTCTGCCCTACTGGTTGCGGCTTCCCTGTGCTTGCTTCCAGCCCCCGCTTTGGCATCCCGGCTCGCATCCTGGCGATTTGATAACGTCCAGAACAGGCTGGAATTCACAACCGATCAAGATGTGCAGCCGACTGCCCAACTCCTTGCTGACCCAACCCGCTTAGTGATTGACCTGCCTGGAATTACCCTGGGGCGACCTTCCTTCAACCATCCGGTTGGCAATAGCCCGATTCGCTCGGTTCGCTTTGGTCAATTTAACCAGGAAACTGCCCGGATTGTGGTGGAACTGGCACCGGGTTATACTCTCGATCCTGCTCAGGTGCGTTTTCGGGGAACCACGGCTCGTCAGTGGGAAGTCCAGATTCCCCAACCCCAACCATTCACTCCCCAACTGGTTCCATCCGCCGGTCGTTTGTCCCCCACTCAAACAGACTCAATTCCTGGAACCAGTGCCCCAGGTGGAGGGGATGTGGTTGTCCCGACCCTGCCCCCAATCACCGCAGGCGGATTGATCAATCGGCAACCATCTAAAATTGCCAGTGAAAGTCCCCGTTCTGCGATCGCCCCAAAATCTCCATCCCTGGCTCAAAACCAGATGGCTGTTGTGGAATCAGTGCAAATTGAAGCTGGTGGCAGCCAGCTTGTGATTCGGGCAAACCAGGCGTTGAAATATGAGTCTGGTTGGGATCGAAGAACCAATGCCTACCGAATTACGATTCGGTCAGCGCGGCTCGCAAACCAGGTGAAAGGGCCGCAACTGGATGCCAGAAGTCCCATTTTACAGGTGCGCCTGCGCCAGGAGGATGCCAATACAGTTGTGGTTCTGGTGCAACCATCTGCCGGAGTTCAAATTGGGGACTTGAATCAACCCACGCTGCAAACCCTGGCTTTGCAGCTACAGCGTCCTCAGCTTACCAGAGCACCCCAGCAGTCAGGTCCAACCAGTTCTGTAATGGTACCCCGTCCCAATACACCGTTGCCAACAGTCGCTCAAATTCCAAATGGGCGGATTGTCGTGGTCGTCGATCCTGGGCATGGAGGACCTGATCCCGGTGCCGTTGGCATTGGGGGCTTGCGGGAGAAGGACATTGTGCTGGATATTAGCACCCAGGTTGCCAGCCTCCTGGAGAGACAGGGGGTACAGGCCGTATTAACGCGCAGCAACGATGTTGACCTGGATTTGGAACCCCGCGTACAAATGGCGGAACAGGCACGGGCAACGGTATTTGTGAGTATCCATGCCAATTCGATTGATATGAGTCGTCCAGATGTGAATGGGTTAGAAACGTATTATTACAACAGTGGTGCCGATCTGGCACGAGCGATTCACAACAGTGTCCTGGAAGGAACCGGCATTAACGATCGCGGTGTCAGAACAGCCAGGTTCTACGTTCTGCGGAGAACCTCAATGCCTTCGGTGCTGGTGGAAGTCGGGTTTGTGACCGGGCGCGACGATGCTGCCCGCCTATCCAACCCGTCTTACCGGAGTCAGATGGCTGCCGCAATTGCTCGCGGTATCTTACAGTACATTCAGAGGATGGCTCGATCCTAG